Proteins encoded in a region of the Enoplosus armatus isolate fEnoArm2 chromosome 16, fEnoArm2.hap1, whole genome shotgun sequence genome:
- the LOC139298976 gene encoding mediator of RNA polymerase II transcription subunit 30, whose amino-acid sequence MAASLPQKPGMAGMPPQQQPHLPSSAASAPGQQPMPPQGALREISPVFLCRIGQETVQDIVTRTMEIFQITRATQLPNGVTQSQAMYQDRFGKLQEHLRQLALLFRKLRLLYERCVEMTADLQEGPTELLPYVGEELVSVKVEPCSAAVNQERKEVLEKVRQKNQEMKVLMDQMRNLLWDVNAMLTLRK is encoded by the exons ATGGCAGCCTCATTACCTCAGAAGCCCGGGATGGCAGGGATGCCccctcagcagcagccccaCCTGCCCTCCAGTGCTGCCTCAGCCCCAGGTCAGCAGCCCATGCCTCCTCAGGGAGCCCTGAGAGAGATCTCCCCAGTGTTCCTCTGTCGGATTGGACAGGAGACTGTCCAGGACATTGTCACTCGCACCATGGAGATCTTCCAGATCACACGAGCTACGCAG CTTCCTAATGGTGTGACCCAGAGCCAGGCGATGTACCAGGACCGCTTTGGGAAGCTCCAGGAACACCTACGGCAGCTGGCCCTGCTGTTCAGAAAGCTCCGGCTCCTGTACGAACGCTGTGTGGAGATGACTGCTGACCTGCAGGAGGGGCCAACAGAG CTTCTGCCATATGTTGGGGAGGAGCTGGTTTCTGTCAAAGTGGAGCcctgcagtgctgctgtgaaccaggagagaaaagaggtgctagag AAGGTACGTCAGAAGAACCAGGAGATGAAGGTTCTGATGGATCAGATGAGGAACCTGCTGTGGGATGTCAACGCCATGCTGACGCTCAGGAAATGA